The following proteins come from a genomic window of Companilactobacillus pabuli:
- a CDS encoding cytochrome b5 domain-containing protein: MTLDELKKFDGKEGRPAYVAIDGIIYDVTDVGPWQGGKHHGNVAGQDLSEVINHAPHKHSVLAKLNEVGRLK; encoded by the coding sequence ATGACGTTAGACGAATTAAAGAAGTTTGATGGAAAGGAAGGTCGACCTGCCTATGTTGCAATTGATGGGATTATCTATGATGTTACTGATGTTGGTCCTTGGCAAGGTGGAAAGCACCACGGAAATGTTGCCGGTCAGGATCTCTCGGAAGTAATTAATCACGCACCACATAAGCATTCAGTTTTAGCTAAGTTAAATGAAGTTGGAAGATTAAAATAA
- a CDS encoding antitoxin of toxin-antitoxin stability system yields MRKISVPKSIKAENLEYDVFQGRFGGLVYLKKIANPFEDEEFLNTHDLTQKEAFSDPLVGKENFD; encoded by the coding sequence ATGAGAAAAATTTCAGTTCCCAAAAGCATAAAAGCTGAAAATTTAGAATACGATGTTTTCCAAGGACGGTTTGGTGGATTAGTTTATTTGAAGAAAATCGCTAATCCTTTTGAAGATGAGGAATTCCTTAATACCCATGATCTTACACAAAAGGAAGCATTCAGTGACCCATTAGTAGGAAAAGAAAATTTTGATTGA
- a CDS encoding DUF2798 domain-containing protein — MPRNLKEEVVFTAIMAGLMVLVMTGYNVAMAQGLSSGLVMEILKGYPLGLIVAIILDLLIVGPIAKGLAFKYIINDYMKKNTVLIGITISVLMVLGMVTLMSFFGITVEGKLSQGHVLATYGHTWIFNLIVALPLQLIIVGPIARGVLGKMQSAAAKKAEAEEIVEEEV; from the coding sequence ATGCCACGTAATTTAAAAGAAGAAGTTGTATTCACAGCCATTATGGCCGGATTGATGGTGTTAGTAATGACAGGTTACAACGTCGCAATGGCACAGGGATTAAGTAGTGGACTAGTTATGGAAATCTTAAAGGGTTATCCACTAGGTTTGATCGTTGCGATTATCTTAGATTTATTGATTGTTGGACCAATTGCTAAAGGATTAGCTTTCAAATACATTATTAATGATTATATGAAGAAAAATACCGTTTTGATCGGTATCACAATCTCAGTTTTGATGGTTCTAGGAATGGTAACATTGATGTCATTCTTCGGTATCACTGTTGAAGGCAAGTTATCACAAGGCCATGTATTAGCTACTTATGGTCACACTTGGATCTTTAACTTGATTGTTGCTCTACCATTACAATTGATTATCGTTGGACCTATTGCTCGTGGAGTTTTGGGTAAAATGCAAAGTGCTGCTGCTAAGAAAGCCGAAGCAGAAGAAATCGTTGAAGAAGAAGTTTAA
- a CDS encoding dihydrofolate reductase family protein — protein MDTRETLLWEEDSQYSRPYLIVTSENVKKDYLEYLDSKNISWIATGKEHIDLNRAVEILATEFNIERLAIVSGGKIDGGFLDAGLIDEISILMGPGVDGRTNAPSVFDGRANDSHSLPLKLQSVQSYDNGAIWIRYQVQK, from the coding sequence ATGGATACGAGAGAAACTTTACTTTGGGAAGAAGATTCACAGTACAGCCGTCCTTACTTGATTGTTACTAGTGAAAATGTAAAGAAAGATTATTTAGAATATCTTGATTCTAAAAATATTTCTTGGATCGCCACTGGTAAGGAACATATTGATTTAAACCGTGCTGTTGAAATTTTGGCTACTGAATTCAACATTGAAAGATTAGCTATCGTTAGTGGTGGAAAAATCGACGGCGGTTTCTTGGATGCTGGTTTGATTGACGAAATTAGTATTTTAATGGGACCTGGCGTTGATGGTCGCACTAACGCACCTTCCGTTTTTGATGGACGTGCAAATGACAGTCATTCCCTACCTTTGAAATTGCAAAGTGTTCAAAGTTACGATAACGGTGCTATCTGGATTCGTTATCAAGTTCAAAAATAA
- a CDS encoding RNA-guided endonuclease InsQ/TnpB family protein: protein MMKIEMKYMMGLKMRIYPNRRQEKIFWKNINTSRFIYNKLVANSWTDSSIYSNKLDKLYPIPEEYWKYNKNDKLLKASTARPTGLARITKDRYPWLGDKDIDSDMLSKAEMSYKSAWNLFHKVHNSGAPNFKRKSNPNQGYRTSNHYSSATIKKNGGAPSLYNGSIKFIDNKHIRLPKVGRIKVKLSKQLPTNKLVRIATVSIKHLSTGEWFVSFLLKSNEPFKEQLPKTNSQVGYDLNTENFLTDSNGNTIDNPRFYRSIKCRLAQEQRKLSRRARRAKSEGRKLWKSKNYQKQRKLVAKLHAKVRNQRKDFLHNLSTTLIKNHDLIVGENLKSRNMLKNHALAMSISDVGWRTFIGMLEYKAPMYGRTFVEVDPAYTTQQCSECGFRMGTNNTRKLTLKDREWTCPNCGTHHIRDWNASKNILAKGLIELTKPLTEDSPIYK, encoded by the coding sequence ATGATGAAGATTGAAATGAAATATATGATGGGCTTAAAAATGAGAATATATCCTAACAGACGACAAGAAAAAATCTTCTGGAAGAATATCAATACTTCTCGTTTTATCTATAATAAATTGGTTGCCAATAGTTGGACTGATTCATCAATTTATAGTAATAAGTTAGATAAATTATATCCCATTCCAGAAGAATACTGGAAGTACAACAAAAATGATAAATTACTTAAAGCTAGCACAGCCCGTCCAACAGGACTGGCCCGTATTACTAAAGATAGATATCCATGGTTAGGCGATAAAGATATTGATAGCGATATGTTATCTAAAGCCGAAATGAGTTACAAGTCAGCCTGGAATCTGTTTCATAAAGTACATAATTCTGGAGCACCAAACTTCAAACGAAAGTCTAATCCAAATCAAGGATATAGAACTTCTAATCATTACAGTTCAGCTACCATTAAGAAAAATGGTGGCGCTCCATCCTTATACAATGGTTCAATTAAATTCATAGACAATAAGCATATTAGACTACCTAAAGTTGGTCGTATCAAGGTCAAACTATCAAAGCAGTTACCGACTAATAAATTAGTTAGGATAGCTACTGTTTCTATCAAGCATTTGTCAACCGGAGAATGGTTCGTTTCTTTCTTACTGAAGAGTAATGAACCATTTAAAGAACAACTACCTAAAACAAATTCTCAAGTTGGTTATGATCTAAACACTGAAAATTTTTTAACTGATAGTAACGGCAATACCATTGATAATCCTAGGTTTTACCGCTCTATCAAATGTAGATTAGCCCAAGAACAACGTAAGCTATCTCGAAGAGCTAGACGAGCTAAATCAGAAGGACGTAAACTTTGGAAGTCTAAGAACTATCAAAAACAACGTAAACTAGTAGCTAAACTTCACGCTAAGGTAAGAAATCAACGTAAAGATTTCCTTCATAATCTCTCAACTACACTTATCAAAAACCACGATTTGATAGTTGGGGAGAATTTGAAGAGTAGAAATATGTTAAAAAATCATGCTTTAGCCATGTCCATCTCAGATGTTGGTTGGAGAACATTCATAGGTATGTTGGAATATAAAGCTCCGATGTACGGTCGAACTTTCGTTGAAGTTGATCCAGCTTATACGACCCAACAATGTAGTGAATGTGGCTTTAGGATGGGTACGAATAATACTCGTAAACTAACTCTCAAGGATAGAGAATGGACATGTCCTAATTGTGGTACTCATCATATTAGAGATTGGAATGCTTCTAAAAATATCTTAGCTAAGGGTTTGATTGAATTAACTAAACCATTAACTGAAGATAGTCCAATATATAAGTAA
- a CDS encoding SDR family NAD(P)-dependent oxidoreductase, which yields MAKIFITGSTDGLGFLAAKKLLADGNEVVLHARNEQRAADVRQKINVKDIVIGDLGKQSEVESIAKQVNALGQFDTIIYNAGIYTSDHELTFKVNDVAPYLLTALINKPKRSIYVSSGMHVGAKLDINNLAKTTDYSSSKLQIVLLVKALAKRYPEMISTAVDPGWVPTKMGGQMATDDLTAGYMTQVKFATSDDKSLSGGYFHHQRPSHYDKRADDEKLQNDYLEQLAKITGIKL from the coding sequence ATGGCAAAAATATTTATTACTGGTTCAACTGACGGACTGGGTTTCTTAGCTGCCAAAAAACTACTGGCAGACGGAAATGAGGTAGTTTTACATGCCAGAAATGAACAACGAGCAGCAGATGTTCGTCAAAAAATAAATGTCAAAGATATTGTTATTGGTGATTTGGGCAAGCAATCAGAAGTTGAAAGTATTGCTAAACAAGTTAATGCCTTAGGACAATTCGATACGATTATTTACAATGCGGGGATTTATACTTCTGATCATGAATTGACCTTCAAAGTAAATGATGTGGCACCTTATTTACTAACAGCTTTGATTAATAAACCTAAACGCAGTATTTATGTTTCTTCAGGAATGCATGTTGGAGCAAAATTAGATATTAATAATCTAGCTAAAACGACAGATTACTCATCATCTAAGTTACAAATTGTGTTGTTGGTAAAAGCTTTAGCTAAACGTTATCCAGAAATGATTTCGACAGCAGTTGATCCCGGTTGGGTACCGACAAAAATGGGTGGTCAAATGGCAACTGACGACTTAACAGCAGGTTATATGACTCAAGTAAAATTCGCTACTTCTGATGATAAAAGCTTGAGCGGTGGATATTTCCATCATCAAAGACCAAGTCACTATGATAAACGAGCCGATGATGAAAAATTACAAAATGATTATTTAGAGCAATTAGCCAAAATTACAGGAATAAAACTTTAG
- a CDS encoding flavodoxin, whose protein sequence is MKTLLVYYSKTGIVDKMAQLIAKKLNNVDLYRIQTVRKYAEGMYDAWDQAQVEIADNKMPELSGELPNLSKYDNVIIGGPVWGFNPSNPILSYVRQNDFSNNNIAAFWTYYDHDEKYTSALHREIPNFDPQNGLALSMSLIGNEKLLNQNIDKWIEKINF, encoded by the coding sequence ATGAAAACTCTACTAGTCTATTATTCAAAAACAGGTATCGTTGATAAAATGGCTCAACTTATTGCAAAAAAATTGAACAACGTTGATTTATATAGAATTCAAACTGTTCGTAAATATGCAGAAGGAATGTATGATGCATGGGATCAAGCACAAGTTGAAATTGCAGACAACAAAATGCCAGAATTATCTGGAGAATTACCAAATCTTTCTAAATATGACAATGTGATTATTGGTGGTCCCGTTTGGGGATTCAATCCATCTAACCCTATTTTGTCATACGTCAGACAAAACGACTTCTCAAACAACAACATTGCTGCTTTTTGGACTTACTATGACCATGACGAAAAATACACTAGTGCCCTACATCGTGAGATACCTAACTTTGATCCTCAAAATGGACTAGCCTTGAGTATGTCATTAATAGGTAATGAAAAATTACTAAATCAAAACATCGATAAATGGATTGAGAAAATTAATTTCTAA
- a CDS encoding SDR family oxidoreductase has product MDLSNKVVVIMGASSGIGAATSRLLAKDNAKLVIAARRLNRLEEIQKDFPGKIDAYKADVTKFEDVKNVIDKTVEKYGRIDVLYNNAGIMPTAPLIEGRRDEWQNMLQINIMGVLNGIAAALPYMAKAKSGHIITTDSVAGHVVGPDSAVYSGTKFAVRAIMDGLRQEQAENNIKTTIVSPGSTGTELFNSINDSDQKKFAEDFFENVDGLQPDQIASAVEFAIGTKDNMSVSEVIVRPTRQSL; this is encoded by the coding sequence ATGGATTTATCAAATAAAGTTGTCGTAATTATGGGTGCTTCATCAGGTATCGGAGCTGCCACAAGTAGATTATTAGCTAAGGACAATGCTAAATTAGTTATCGCTGCTCGTCGTTTAAATCGTCTAGAAGAAATTCAAAAGGATTTCCCAGGAAAGATTGATGCTTATAAAGCTGACGTCACAAAATTTGAAGATGTTAAAAATGTTATCGATAAAACAGTTGAAAAATATGGCCGTATCGATGTTCTTTACAATAATGCCGGTATCATGCCTACCGCTCCTTTAATTGAAGGACGTCGTGATGAATGGCAAAATATGCTTCAAATCAACATCATGGGTGTTTTAAACGGTATCGCTGCTGCCCTACCTTACATGGCTAAAGCTAAGAGTGGTCATATCATTACAACTGATTCAGTTGCTGGACACGTTGTTGGACCAGATTCAGCTGTATATAGTGGTACAAAATTTGCAGTTCGTGCCATCATGGACGGTCTTAGACAAGAACAAGCTGAGAACAACATTAAAACAACTATTGTTTCACCAGGTAGTACTGGTACAGAATTATTTAATTCAATTAATGATTCAGATCAAAAGAAATTTGCGGAAGATTTCTTCGAAAACGTTGATGGATTACAACCAGATCAAATTGCCTCAGCCGTTGAATTCGCTATTGGCACAAAAGATAACATGTCAGTCAGTGAAGTAATTGTTCGTCCAACTAGACAATCTCTATAA
- a CDS encoding LysR family transcriptional regulator — MELRVLRYFVEIVNDKSITSAAEKLHISQSTLSRQIKDLEIELETTLFKRGPREISLTDDGYFLLERAKEINSLVESTSSAILNKKVLSGDLYVAAGEGKANAMLTKAFNKLIKKGENISVNFETQDADQIFKNLDAGILDFGVVYTNDSLDRYNKLSLPIDNETGIVMPKSEDNFGKNNFVAADLKGMNLIVPRQIDVHSQLTSYLDEYVRDYKITGTYDMNYNMRAMVMSGMGYAITFNKPEYQSGDLVFKSLNYLDSTKTVLIWKKSRTLSRLAEEFLKEMKNEKSE; from the coding sequence ATGGAACTACGAGTATTACGGTATTTTGTCGAGATTGTAAATGATAAAAGCATCACTTCAGCGGCGGAAAAATTACACATTTCGCAGTCAACTTTGTCACGACAAATTAAAGATTTGGAAATAGAACTGGAAACAACACTTTTCAAAAGAGGTCCACGAGAAATTTCTTTGACCGATGACGGTTATTTCTTATTAGAACGTGCTAAAGAAATTAATAGTTTGGTGGAATCAACTAGTTCCGCTATTTTGAATAAGAAAGTTTTGTCAGGAGATTTGTATGTTGCGGCCGGTGAGGGAAAAGCAAATGCGATGTTGACAAAGGCCTTTAATAAGTTGATTAAAAAGGGTGAAAATATCAGTGTTAACTTTGAAACTCAGGATGCAGATCAAATATTTAAGAACCTTGATGCAGGGATTTTGGACTTTGGTGTCGTTTATACTAATGATTCTTTAGATCGTTATAATAAATTATCATTGCCAATTGATAATGAAACAGGAATTGTAATGCCTAAATCAGAGGACAACTTCGGTAAAAATAATTTTGTGGCAGCTGACTTAAAGGGAATGAACTTAATAGTACCAAGGCAAATTGATGTTCATTCACAATTGACATCTTATTTGGATGAGTATGTTCGTGATTATAAAATTACGGGTACTTATGATATGAATTATAATATGCGAGCAATGGTCATGTCGGGAATGGGGTATGCGATTACTTTTAATAAACCAGAATATCAAAGTGGAGACTTAGTCTTTAAGAGTTTAAATTATTTAGATTCAACCAAAACTGTCTTGATTTGGAAGAAATCACGGACTTTATCACGTTTGGCAGAGGAATTTTTAAAAGAAATGAAGAATGAAAAAAGTGAGTAG
- a CDS encoding nitroreductase family protein yields the protein METEKMISSRKAVRQYSGQITDEQLHKILLAGNAGPVGMGEYDNYRLTVIQKPEILDKMSGIYDAPTVIVVSAKNPDTMEDISAGAIVHNMELAAEDQGLGANYNMASVGSIPSGVIPDGFKAVFALTIGQTSEKFVPREIPMDRIKTNIVK from the coding sequence ATGGAAACTGAAAAAATGATTAGTTCTCGTAAAGCTGTTCGTCAATATAGTGGTCAAATTACTGACGAGCAACTCCACAAAATTTTACTAGCTGGTAATGCTGGACCTGTTGGTATGGGCGAATATGATAATTACCGTTTGACAGTTATTCAAAAACCTGAAATTCTTGATAAAATGAGCGGTATTTACGATGCTCCAACCGTTATCGTCGTTTCAGCCAAGAATCCCGATACTATGGAAGATATTTCTGCCGGTGCTATCGTCCATAACATGGAATTGGCTGCTGAAGATCAAGGATTAGGTGCCAATTACAATATGGCTAGTGTTGGTTCAATTCCTAGTGGCGTTATTCCCGATGGTTTTAAAGCAGTCTTTGCTTTAACTATTGGTCAAACTTCTGAGAAATTTGTTCCACGTGAAATACCTATGGATAGAATTAAAACTAATATCGTTAAATAG
- a CDS encoding GNAT family N-acetyltransferase — MEITKVTLKDLPEIVRIENLGFTPEEAGTKEQYQDRIEKLQDTFLIARINEQVVGFVVGPAVKEKFVEDWMYENTPKNLPTGGNQIIFTIAVDPNFRGHSIGSKLLKAMENNARKAQRESISLTSLEKNLPFYLKNGFKNLGVADSEHAGETWYNLVKELND, encoded by the coding sequence ATGGAAATAACTAAAGTAACATTAAAAGATCTACCAGAAATTGTTAGAATTGAGAACTTAGGTTTCACACCTGAAGAAGCCGGGACAAAAGAACAATATCAAGATCGAATTGAGAAATTACAAGATACTTTTTTAATAGCTCGCATTAATGAACAAGTAGTAGGTTTTGTAGTAGGACCAGCTGTCAAAGAAAAATTTGTAGAAGACTGGATGTATGAGAATACACCCAAAAATTTACCAACTGGCGGCAATCAAATTATCTTTACCATCGCTGTTGATCCTAATTTTAGAGGACATAGTATTGGTAGTAAGTTGTTGAAAGCAATGGAAAATAACGCCAGAAAAGCCCAACGAGAAAGTATTTCTTTAACTAGTTTGGAAAAGAATCTACCATTTTATTTGAAGAATGGTTTTAAAAATCTTGGAGTAGCAGATTCGGAACACGCTGGTGAGACTTGGTATAACTTGGTTAAAGAATTGAATGATTAG
- a CDS encoding RNA-guided endonuclease TnpB family protein encodes MALKGIKLRIYPDDYQKELIEYNFGANRFVWNNMLDMMIKRHENNPDLKSLKAFDLNYILTVFKKEHSWLKKAESTSLQVSNKDLFEAYKGFFSKKRKFPRFKSKKYPKQSYQSKFVNNNVEIFDDSYIKLPKLGVMKYKNKKAIPSTIKYVTIRKSSTNKYYAILTVNENIAHLSKTNKAVGLDMGVSDLVICSDGNKYKTIRFDKKLAKKKHYWEKRLARRRAQALKDIQYKKKFGLIDSKSLEQYSNYMKAKLMVAKYSEKIANQRKDYLHKITRKLVEDNDLIVIEDLKTKNLLGNHKLSRAIANQSWRALRLMLEYKCEWYGKRLLIVNPFKTSQICSNCGYDDGKHELDIREWDCPNCDIHHDRDINASKNILNNGLEQALVK; translated from the coding sequence ATGGCCTTAAAGGGTATCAAATTACGTATCTATCCAGATGATTACCAAAAGGAACTTATTGAATACAACTTTGGCGCTAATCGTTTCGTTTGGAACAATATGCTAGACATGATGATAAAACGTCATGAAAATAATCCTGATTTGAAATCTTTGAAAGCATTTGACTTGAATTACATTTTAACAGTTTTCAAAAAAGAACATAGTTGGTTAAAGAAAGCTGAAAGTACTAGTTTACAAGTTTCTAATAAAGACTTATTTGAAGCCTATAAAGGATTCTTTAGTAAAAAACGTAAATTCCCACGATTCAAAAGTAAGAAATATCCAAAACAAAGTTATCAATCTAAATTTGTTAATAACAATGTTGAAATCTTTGATGATTCTTATATCAAATTACCTAAACTTGGAGTAATGAAATATAAGAACAAGAAAGCTATCCCTAGTACTATCAAGTACGTGACTATTCGTAAATCATCAACTAACAAATATTACGCAATTTTGACTGTTAACGAAAATATTGCTCACTTGTCAAAAACTAACAAAGCCGTTGGTCTTGATATGGGTGTTTCTGATCTAGTAATCTGTTCAGACGGAAATAAATATAAAACTATTCGTTTTGATAAGAAACTTGCTAAAAAGAAACATTATTGGGAAAAACGATTAGCTAGAAGACGTGCTCAAGCTCTAAAAGATATCCAGTATAAAAAGAAATTTGGATTGATTGATTCAAAGTCTTTAGAACAATATTCAAACTATATGAAAGCTAAACTCATGGTAGCTAAATATAGTGAGAAGATTGCTAATCAAAGAAAAGACTATCTCCATAAGATAACTCGCAAATTGGTTGAAGATAATGATTTGATTGTTATTGAAGATTTGAAAACCAAAAATCTTCTTGGCAACCATAAATTATCACGTGCTATCGCTAATCAATCATGGAGAGCATTAAGATTGATGCTTGAATACAAATGTGAATGGTACGGTAAGAGACTTCTAATTGTTAATCCATTCAAGACTAGTCAAATCTGTTCTAACTGTGGTTACGATGATGGTAAACATGAGTTAGATATAAGGGAATGGGATTGTCCTAATTGCGATATTCATCATGATCGTGATATCAATGCAAGTAAAAACATATTGAACAATGGCTTGGAACAAGCCTTAGTAAAATAG
- a CDS encoding M1 family metallopeptidase — protein MTEITRFYDKFQPSRYDVFIDINRGTKQFSGKTVIDGEAKVPSISIHQKYLNIESVQADGKDVPFTTDDDNDAINIDLPQAGETTLTITYNAKLTDSMMGIYPSYYEVNGEKKQIIGTQFETTFARQAFPCVDEPEAKAKFDMAIKFDEKPGETILANMPEIRTENGIHYFDTTVKMSTYLIAFAFGDLQSKVIKTKSGVEVGVFATKAHKANELDFALSIAKRAIEFYEDFYQTSYPLPHSWQLALPDFSAGAMENWGLVTYREAYLMVDPDNTSLDTKQLVATVITHELAHQWFGDLVTMKWWDDLWLNESFANMMEYVAVDAIEPEWNVWELFQTSDVPAALQRDATDGVQSVHVQVNNPAEIDALFDSAIVYAKGARMLVMVRSLLGDDNLRAGLKKYFEAHKYGNAQGDDLWNALGDASGIDVGKIMHSWLQQPGYPVVSASVVDGKIQLSQQQFFIGAGKDEGRLWQIPLNSNYGAAPKIMADQTITIGDYETLHKDAGEPFRLNVGNNSHFIVKYDDTLLSDILENIDSIDAISQLGIIQDLQLLADAHQISYASIVPLLTKVSDSKSNVVNAALYRTANNLKKFVTPGSEAEENLKAFFNKLSANQVARLGWEPKENESNDDQLTRPYVLNAALYAKNKDTVAQAHEIFTNNKDNLGALSADIRLLVLRNEVKNYGSAELFDNLLNDYVKSSDPSYKADLAVAITSTPDANLIQKLVKQFENADVIKPQDLRAWYRGTLANENAQQDAWDWIRNEWNWLEKTVGGDMEFSTYITVTSMIFHTPERLAEFKDFFEPKVNTPGLTREIKMDIKIVETKVQLVESEKDAVNKAVAENK, from the coding sequence ATGACTGAAATAACACGTTTTTATGATAAATTTCAACCTAGCCGCTACGATGTCTTTATCGATATCAATCGTGGCACAAAACAATTTTCTGGTAAGACTGTTATTGATGGTGAAGCTAAAGTGCCATCAATTTCTATCCACCAAAAGTATTTGAATATTGAATCCGTTCAAGCTGATGGTAAAGACGTTCCATTCACAACTGACGATGACAACGATGCCATTAACATCGACTTACCACAAGCTGGTGAAACAACTTTAACTATTACATACAATGCCAAACTTACTGACTCGATGATGGGTATCTATCCTTCATATTACGAAGTAAATGGCGAAAAGAAGCAAATTATCGGTACACAATTTGAAACTACTTTTGCTCGTCAAGCCTTCCCATGTGTCGATGAACCTGAAGCTAAAGCTAAATTTGACATGGCTATCAAGTTTGATGAAAAGCCCGGCGAAACAATTTTGGCTAACATGCCTGAAATTAGAACTGAAAATGGCATTCACTACTTCGATACAACCGTTAAGATGTCAACTTACTTAATCGCCTTTGCCTTCGGTGATCTTCAAAGTAAAGTTATTAAGACTAAGAGTGGTGTTGAAGTCGGCGTTTTCGCAACTAAAGCTCACAAAGCTAACGAATTAGATTTTGCTTTGAGCATTGCTAAACGTGCCATCGAATTTTACGAAGACTTCTATCAAACATCATATCCACTTCCACATTCATGGCAATTGGCACTTCCTGATTTCTCTGCCGGTGCAATGGAGAACTGGGGACTAGTAACTTATCGTGAAGCTTACTTGATGGTCGATCCTGACAATACTTCACTTGATACTAAGCAATTAGTCGCTACTGTTATTACTCACGAATTAGCTCACCAATGGTTCGGTGACTTGGTAACTATGAAGTGGTGGGATGACTTATGGTTAAATGAAAGTTTTGCCAACATGATGGAATACGTTGCCGTTGATGCTATCGAGCCTGAATGGAATGTCTGGGAATTGTTCCAAACATCCGATGTTCCGGCTGCTTTACAACGTGATGCGACTGACGGTGTTCAATCAGTTCACGTTCAAGTCAACAATCCAGCTGAAATTGACGCCTTGTTTGACTCAGCTATCGTCTATGCTAAGGGTGCCCGTATGCTAGTTATGGTACGTTCATTGTTAGGTGACGACAACTTACGTGCTGGTTTGAAGAAGTACTTCGAAGCTCACAAGTACGGCAATGCTCAAGGTGATGACCTTTGGAATGCTTTAGGTGATGCTTCTGGTATCGACGTTGGTAAGATTATGCACTCATGGCTTCAACAACCAGGTTATCCAGTAGTTTCAGCTAGTGTCGTTGACGGTAAGATTCAATTGTCACAACAACAATTCTTTATTGGTGCTGGTAAAGATGAAGGCCGTCTATGGCAAATTCCTTTGAACAGTAACTACGGTGCTGCTCCTAAGATCATGGCTGATCAAACAATCACAATTGGTGATTACGAAACATTGCATAAAGATGCTGGAGAGCCATTCCGTCTAAATGTCGGTAATAACTCACACTTTATCGTTAAATATGATGATACTTTGTTAAGCGATATCTTGGAAAATATTGATTCAATCGATGCCATTTCTCAACTCGGTATTATTCAAGACTTACAATTGTTGGCCGATGCTCATCAAATTTCTTACGCTTCAATTGTGCCATTGTTGACAAAAGTTTCTGACAGTAAGTCAAATGTAGTTAACGCTGCTTTGTATCGTACAGCTAACAACTTGAAGAAATTCGTCACACCAGGTTCAGAAGCTGAAGAAAACTTGAAAGCCTTCTTCAACAAATTGAGTGCTAACCAAGTTGCTCGTCTAGGTTGGGAACCAAAGGAAAATGAATCAAATGATGATCAATTGACTCGTCCTTACGTACTCAACGCTGCTTTGTATGCTAAGAACAAGGATACCGTAGCCCAAGCTCACGAAATCTTTACTAATAACAAAGATAACTTAGGTGCATTATCAGCTGATATTCGTTTGTTAGTTTTGAGAAATGAAGTTAAGAATTATGGTAGTGCAGAATTGTTCGATAATTTGTTAAATGATTATGTTAAATCAAGTGACCCTAGTTACAAAGCCGACTTGGCAGTAGCTATCACAAGTACACCAGATGCCAACTTGATTCAAAAACTCGTTAAACAATTTGAAAATGCTGATGTCATCAAACCTCAAGACCTACGTGCATGGTATCGTGGAACCTTAGCTAATGAAAATGCTCAACAAGATGCTTGGGACTGGATTAGAAATGAGTGGAACTGGCTAGAAAAGACTGTTGGTGGAGACATGGAATTCTCAACTTACATCACAGTTACTTCAATGATTTTCCATACACCAGAACGTTTGGCTGAATTTAAAGATTTCTTTGAACCAAAGGTTAATACACCAGGTTTGACACGTGAAATCAAGATGGATATTAAGATTGTTGAAACTAAAGTTCAATTGGTTGAAAGCGAAAAGGATGCTGTTAATAAGGCAGTCGCTGAAAATAAATAA